From Medicago truncatula cultivar Jemalong A17 chromosome 7, MtrunA17r5.0-ANR, whole genome shotgun sequence, a single genomic window includes:
- the LOC25497877 gene encoding protein LYK2, translating to MGIVEMMITFHMRALVFFLWLFLSSSHGSSYHCNENESHNHHCETFALFFTNSHYYSLSNLTLYLGLNRFVIAETNGFSLETEFLPQNQPLLIPIDCKCKKGDFQAELTKTTIKGESFYDIFKSLEGLTTCKAIKENNLGLSPWNLDAKLKLIIPLKCACPFSSFVIPKPKFLLSYPIIENNTVSNLALKFNITKEAIVIANNISSEERSLEPFTSILIPLNGKPFLDPLAKPKQPNTNFPKTNNIPINSQHKKSTMRKSELYIGLIGIAIGIFFALLVSFCFIWFKQRKVEENACKERDMELQYLNQSVRTTSDKKVSFEGSQDTLDSKIIDATPRKMLLETYTIDDLRKATEDFSSNCHIEGSVFHGCLNGKNMAIKRIKTEMVSKLDFGLFHDAIHHHPNIISLFGTSISEGSDSESFLVFEYAKNGSLKDWLHGGLAIKNQFISSCYCFLNWNQRLKICLDVASALDYMHHVMIPSYVHRNVKSRNIFLDEEFGAKLGNFGMASFVENETEDPQFYSTNYASWSIGYLAPEYVHQGIVSTSIDIFAFGVVLLEVLSGQTPISGSSCGKGEGSVWLSDKIKTILMSENNVNELLSEWIDSALGENFSFDAALEVANIARACVEEDCCLRPSAREIVEKLSRLVEELPNEEQQVLVSESSSKPLVGALESSM from the coding sequence ATGGGCATAGTAGAAATGATGATTACATTCCACATGAGAGCTTTGGTCTTTTTCCTTTGGCTCTTTCTCTCTTCATCACATGGTTCTAGCTACCATTGCAATGAAAATGagtcacataatcatcattgtgAAACATTTGCACTCTTTTTCACAAACTCTCACTACTACTCTCTTTCAAATCTTACCCTATACTTAGGACTCAACAGGTTTGTCATAGCAGAAACCAATGGTTTCTCTTTAGAAACTGAGTTTCTTCCACAGAATCAACCTCTTCTGATACCAATTGATTGCAAATGCAAAAAGGGTGATTTTCAAGCTGAGTTAACAAAAACTACTATCAAAGGTGAgagtttttatgacatttttaaaTCACTTGAAGGTTTAACAACATGCAAGGCTATTAAAGAGAATAACCTTGGTTTGTCACCTTGGAACCTTGATGCTAAACTCAAATTGATTATCCCTTTGAAATGTGCTTgccctttttcttcttttgttataCCAAAACCGAAATTTCTTCTTTCTTATCctataattgaaaataatacaGTTTCAAATTTGGCCTTAAAGTTCAATATTACAAAGGAAGCTATTGTTATTGCCAATAACATTTCATCAGAAGAAAGAAGCTTAGAACCTTTTACATCTATTCTAATTCCATTGAATGGTAAACCTTTCCTTGATCCTTTAGCTAAGCCAAAACAACCCAATACAAATTTTCCAAAAACCAACAATATTCCAATAAATAGTCAACACAAGAAGTCAACAATGAGAAAGAGTGAATTGTATATTGGTCTAATTGGTATTGCAATTGGAATTTTCTTTGCTTTATTAGTATCTTTTTGCTTTATCTGGTTTAAACAGAGGAAGGTGGAAGAAAATGCATGCAAAGAAAGAGATATGGAGTTACAATATCTAAATCAAAGTGTGAGAACAACTAGTGATAAGAAAGTTTCATTTGAAGGGTCACAAGACACACTTGATAGTAAAATCATTGACGCGACGCCACGTAAGATGTTATTGGAGACATACACAATTGATGATTTGAGAAAAGCAACAGAGGATTTCAGTTCAAATTGTCACATTGAAGGGTCAGTTTTTCATGGCTGTTTAAATGGTAAGAACATGGcaatcaaaagaataaaaactgAGATGGTGTCAAAATTAGACTTTGGTCTTTTTCATGATGCAATTCATCATCATCCTAACATAATTAGCCTTTTTGGAACAAGTATTTCAGAAGGGTCAGATTCAgagtcatttttggtttttgagtatGCTAAAAATGGTTCATTGAAAGATTGGCTTCATGGTGGCTTGGCCATCAAGAATCAATTCATTTCGTCTTGCTACTGTTTCTTGAATTGGAATCAAAGGCTTAAGATTTGTCTTGATGTTGCAAGTGCTTTGGATTACATGCACCATGTAATGATACCAAGTTATGTGCATAGAAATGTGAAGAGTAGGAACATCTTTTTAGATGAAGAATTCGGTGCTAAGTTAGGTAATTTTGGTATGGCAAGTTTTGTTGAGAATGAAACTGAGGATCCTCAATTTTATTCAACTAACTATGCTTCTTGGAGTATTGGTTACTTAGCACCTGAATATGTTCACCAAGGTATAGTTTCAACAAGCATTGATATATTTGCTTTTGGTGTGGTTTTGTTAGAAGTTTTATCTGGTCAAACACCTATAAGTGGATCAAGCTGTGGTAAAGGTGAAGGAAGTGTTTGGCTTAGTGACAAAATAAAGACAATTTTGATGTCAGAAAATAATGTGAATGAGTTATTAAGTGAGTGGATAGACAGTGCATTAGGTGAGAATTTCTCATTTGATGCAGCTTTGGAAGTGGCTAATATTGCAAGAGCTTGTGTGGAGGAAGATTGTTGTTTGAGGCCTAGTGCAAGGGAAATTGTTGAGAAGCTATCAAGATTAGTGGAGGAATTACCAAATGAGGAACAACAGGTTTTGGTGAGTGAAAGCTCTTCCAAACCTCTGGTTGGAGCACTAGAAAGCAGTATGTGA
- the LOC25497878 gene encoding 1-aminocyclopropane-1-carboxylate oxidase homolog 1: protein MDVAGAGSSTNYNRLQELKSFDESKAGVKGLYDSGITKLPQIFIIPPEHLDAGDPVSGKPTPAQFMIPVIDLKEISGSHAGIVAGVRQAAESLGFFQVVNHGIPVKLLEEMLTAAREFHEQPQVLKAEYFSREAMRKVKYVSNFNLYQSKFANWRDTLFCLMAPQSLDPQELPPLCRDVTMEYSRQVHVLGRLLFELLSEGLGLKADHFEGMDCAKGHFILSHYYPPCPEPQLTMGTTRHSDPDFLTILLQDHIGGLQVLSPHGWVEVSPVPGSLVVNIGDLLQLISNGRFKSVQHRVLANHNKSARVSVACFFTHHLLEYPTTRMYGPIKELLSEDNPAVYRETSLKDFIACYNNKGLDGNSTLSHFMLQQ, encoded by the exons ATGGATGTTGCCGGTGCCGGAAGTTCAACAAACTACAATCGTTTGCAAGAACTAAAGTCCTTCGATGAATCCAAAGCCGGCGTTAAAGGTCTTTATGACTCCGGCATCACCAAACTACcgcaaatcttcatcataccgCCGGAACATCTTGACGCCGGCGACCCAGTTTCCGGCAAACCAACTCCAGCCCAGTTCATGATTCCTGTAATCGACCTTAAAGAAATCTCCGGCAGTCATGCCGGCATTGTCGCCGGAGTCCGGCAGGCAGCAGAATCTTTGGGGTTTTTTCAAGTGGTGAATCATGGAATACCAGTGAAACTGTTGGAGGAGATGCTGACGGCAGCGCGTGAGTTCCACGAGCAGCCACAAGTGTTGAAGGCTGAGTATTTCAGCAGGGAAGCTATGAGGAAGGTGAAGTATGTGAGCAACTTTAATTTGTATCAGTCAAAGTTTGCTAATTGGAGGGATACACTATTTTGTCTGATGGCTCCTCAATCTCTTGATCCACAAGAATTGCCTCCTCTATGCAG GGATGTAACAATGGAATACTCTAGGCAAGTTCATGTATTGGGGAGGCTTTTATTTGAACTATTATCAGAAGGACTTGGACTCAAGGCTGACCATTTTGAAGGCATGGATTGTGCAAAAGGACACTTCATTCTTAGTCACTATTATCCACCATGTCCTGAGCCTCAACTCACTATGGGCACTACTCGACACTCTGATCCTGATTTCCTTACCATTCTGCTTCAAGATCACATTGGTGGCCTCCAAGTTCTTAGTCCTCATGGGTGGGTTGAAGTTTCTCCTGTTCCTGGATCTTTGGTAGTAAACATTGGAGATCTGCTGCAA TTAATATCCAATGGCAGATTTAAAAGTGTGCAGCATCGTGTGTTGGCAAACCATAATAAATCCGCTAGAGTATCAGTGGCATGCTTTTTTACTCACCATCTCCTAGAGTATCCAACAACAAGAATGTATGGCCCCATCAAGGAACTACTGTCTGAAGATAACCCTGCCGTTTATAGGGAAACATCACTAAAAGATTTCATTGCTTGCTATAATAACAAGGGACTCGATGGGAATTCTACTCTTTCCCATTTTATGTTACAACAGTAA
- the LOC120576957 gene encoding uncharacterized protein, whose amino-acid sequence MKWVDKGLVKAGESSSPRQEKKIPEKNALKATEDHPLKSLKIRFRYNGYFSGDPELEYKRGDTYEYGGTWALGEVNLINLDKLVRELGVKGNYTVWYVVVGGQLKDGLKAIKTLRDVVRFISEYKDEKSVTFYLEHLDVTELDARYEDEEHSYSPFESDSGADPEFVAAEGDELESDSVDGVSLNDSDYDEGFDWTDVLPDQLINPAPVVTSYVPSLGASERSKNSDATRLEDFDDENGDSSDLDSICSSDEDTGPGKPKLHKFKLSDEIKFLKGQVFSSSELIRTSVREFALQQRKNIYVQKSERNRVVVKCDEGCPFYMRFSKAPPKTYFILITYNPDHKCHYGGRTRLIRTTLLAKKLIPLLKLTPHMRIKKLKDACKERWGVMLSSYQLYRAKKKALELIHGAIDEQYSHLRNYAEELLRSNPGSSVLIKCKDSDAGPVFERIYVCFYACKRAFATTCRPLIGLDECFLKGRDGGHLLAAIGKDGNNQMLPIAFAVVEAETKDSWDWFLELLLGDLNGISNKKWSFISDQQKGLVNTIASIPDAHEHRLCVKHLYGNFKKRHPGEHLKEAMWKAARCTTMIEFNKAMENLKNINEAAWKEMSEHSVGSWSRAGFSTYTCCDLQVNNMCEAFNSAIVDIREYAVISLVDGLKMYITDRIVKHRDYMLRYDGEICPMINKLLDNCKKEAEGWSPNWCGDRDYARFTVYNGTDSYAVNLGENTCACRKWDLSGIPCPHAIACIWYNKKNPDDYVAHWYRKSTFLDTYNNLILPSNGPKLWPQVDLPPILPPYVRRAPGRPKKQRKKGNDEKVKHSQSGAGSSSNSKSVPKRNQHSLKCGRCGVVGHNARTCYDKQLGDRMLAPGENQTNPTVRQPQAPPAPKKKGPANKKGPSKKAGKSYGTTPTTTPTASTTTEASPGNTTAPPAASTTLPPPSTTVPPPAATNIVSLASNSVPTASNSVPLASNSVPIVKPQIVGENILMVPKKCRKIGMKRKSEEMEPIGTQQSVNNK is encoded by the exons atgaagtggGTCGATAAAGGCTTGGTGAAAGCTGGTGAAAGCTCTAGTCCTCGACAAGAGAAGAAGATTCCTGAGAAGAATGCCTTAAA GGCTACTGAGGACCACCCACTGAAGTCACTAAAGATAAGGTTTAGATACAATGGTTACTTTAGTGGGGATCCTGAGTTGGAATACAAAAGGGGTGATACCTATGAGTATGGGGGCACGTGGGCCTTAGGTGAAGTTAACCTAATTAACTTGGATAAGCTGGTGAGAGAGTTAGGTGTAAAGGGGAACTATACTGTCTGGTATGTTGTGGTTGGTGGACAGCTCAAAGATGGTCTTAAAGCAATTAAAACCCTTAGGGATGTGGTAAGGTTCATAAGTGAGTATAAAGATGAGAAGAGTGTGACTTTTTACTTGGAACATCTTGATGTAACTGAGCTTGATGCAAGATATGAGGATGAGGAGCATTCATATTCCCCTTTTGAATCTGATAGTGGAGCAGATCCTGAGTTTGTAGCAGCTGAAGGTGATGAACTTGAAAGTGATAGTGTTGATGGGGTGTCTCTGAATGATAGTGACTATGATGAGGGCTTTGACTGGACAGATGTGTTGCCTGACCAACTAATAAATCCTGCACCTGTGGTTACTTCATATGTTCCATCTTTGGGGGCTTCTGAAAGATCAAAGAATTCTGATGCAacaagacttgaagattttgatgatgagaatggaGATTCATCTGATTTAGATAGCATCTGCTCTTCTGATGAGGATACTGGACCTGGTAAGCCAAAATTACATAAGTTCAAGTTGTCtgatgaaattaaatttttgaaagggCAAGTATTCTCATCTTCTGAACTAATTAGGACATCTGTTAGAGAATTTGCTTTGCaacaaaggaaaaatatttatgttcaGAAAAGTGAGAGGAACAGAGTTGTGGTTAAGTGTGATGAGGGTTGTCCATTTTACATGAGGTTTAGCAAGGCTCCACCTAAAACatactttattttaattacttataACCCTGATCATAAGTGTCATTACGGTGGGAGAACTAGATTGATTAGGACCACTTTGTTGGCTAAGAAGTTGATACCACTCCTGAAACTCACACCTCATATGAGGATAAAGAAATTGAAGGACGCTTGTAAAGAAAGGTGGGGGGTGATGTTAAGTAGCTATCAGTTATATAGGGCTAAGAAGAAGGCTTTAGAACTTATCCATGGTGCCATAGATGAGCAATATTCGCATCTGAGAAACTATGCTGAGGAATTGTTGAGGAGCAATCCTGGAAGCAGTGTTTTGATTAAGTGTAAAGATAGTGATGCTGGGCCTGTTTTTGAGagaatatatgtttgtttttatgcTTGCAAGAGGGCATTTGCAACTACTTGCAGACCATTAATTGGTCTAGATGAGTGTTTTTTGAAAGGAAGAGATGGAGGACACTTATTAGCAGCAATTGGGAAAGATGGCAACAATCAAATGTTACCAATTGCATTTGCAGTAGTGGAAGCTGAGACAAAGGATTCATGGGACTGGTTTCTTGAACTGTTATTAGGTGATTTGAATGGcatttctaataaaaaatggTCTTTCATATCAGACCAGCAAAAG GGACTTGTGAACACAATTGCATCAATTCCTGATGCTCATGAGCACAGATTGTGTGTTAAGCATCTGTATGGGAACTTTAAGAAGAGACATCCAGGTGAGCATTTGAAGGAGGCAATGTGGAAAGCTGCTAGGTGTACTACAATGATTGAATTTAACAAGGCAATGGAGAATTTGAAGAACATTAATGAAGCTGCTTGGAAGGAGATGAGTGAGCATTCTGTAGGTAGTTGGTCAAGGGCTGGGTTTAGTACTTATACTTGTTGTGATCTACAAGTAAACAATATGTGCGAGGCATTTAATAGTGCAATAGTTGATATAAGAGAGTATGCTGTTATATCTCTTGTTGATGGGCTAAAAATGTATATCACAGATAGGATAGTAAAACATAGAGATTATATGTTGAGGTATGATGGTGAAATTTGTCCTATGATTAACAAGTTGTTGGATAATTGTAAGAAGGAAGCTGAGGGATGGTCTCCAAATTGGTGTGGAGATAGGGACTATGCTAGATTTACTGTTTATAATGGCACTGACTCATATGCTGTGAATCTTGGAGAAAATACATGTGCCTGCAGGAAATGGGATCTGTCTGGCATACCTTGTCCACATGCAATTGCTTGCATATGGTATAATAAGAAAAATCCAGATGACTATGTGGCTCATTGGTACAG GAAATCTACTTTTTTGGATACTTACAACAACCTCATACTGCCTTCTAATGGACCAAAATTATGGCCACAAGTTGACCTTCCACCCATCTTGCCTCCATATGTTAGAAGGGCACCAGGTAGGCccaaaaaacaaaggaaaaaaggtAATGATGAGAAGGTGAAACATTCTCAATCTGGTGCTGGTAGTAGTAGCAATAGTAAATCTGTGCCCAAAAGAAACCAACACAGTCTCAAGTGTGGAAGGTGTGGTGTGGTTGGTCATAATGCTAGGACATGCTATGATAAACAACTTGGTGATAGGATGCTTGCACCAGGGGAGAATCAG ACCAATCCAACTGTTCGGCAACCTCAAGCACCACCTGCACCCAAGAAGAAAGGGCCAGCTAACAAGAAAGGACCAAGCAAAAAGGCTGGGAAATCATATGGAACCACACCCACAACTACACCAACAGCTTCAACCACAACAGAAGCATCACCTGGAAACACAACTGCACCACCAGCTGCAAGCACCACTTTACCACCACCTAGCACCACTGTACCACCACCTGCTGCAACCAACATTGTGTCACTTGCAAGCAACTCTGTGCCAACTGCAAGCAACTCTGTGCCACTTGCAAGCAACTCTGTGCCAATTGTGAAGCCACAAATAGTGGGGGAAAACATACTCATGGTGCCTAAGAAGTGCAGGAAGATTGGTATGAAGAGAAAGTCTGAAGAAATGGAGCCAATTGGAACACAGCAGTCAGTAAACAATAAGTAG